The proteins below come from a single Alosa sapidissima isolate fAloSap1 chromosome 23, fAloSap1.pri, whole genome shotgun sequence genomic window:
- the bcor gene encoding LOW QUALITY PROTEIN: BCL-6 corepressor (The sequence of the model RefSeq protein was modified relative to this genomic sequence to represent the inferred CDS: deleted 1 base in 1 codon), which yields MVDASTACRMNPLAALGIDRSGLMHEGLRVHGGMVYPPGIHTLPTEKAREGASLPLGYVSDRIPDLYKQDVSLDARKATNGYVGLYKSPPPGLPKPMVVPGGGADVLGLDRRVGPGDKPSELGLNGSSSFLGRLPWMSNPYHEAAMYPFLDSSKYAALNMYKASFMSQPSHYLPQHLAYQPGAERLFYMSPYPPAPISSPLAPPLRIPTATVAPTTLSPLMHCQDKSLASMGPRIHHEPSAFGQQLHQPQHQQLQPQPQAHHQAHSDRQHCHSSSSDRQHGISSDRQHGIGSSSDRQHGISSDRQHGSSSSSDRQHGISSDRQHGISSSSSSDRQHGISSDRQHGISSDRQHGISSDRQHGISSSSGANGTNSIINTSSSSSSGGGCISKSSRTPSSRSASSSSVSSSSGSSASCVSSSASGSAVSTCHLVDTSPASVMHAPRPSARPAQPAGHPPPPPPPLVDSTLDYQKFRSPSSTASSASSTPVMSHPFYMSSGSQEHRSPLRSTSHKPKPKDGSAEHRGGQAERKASKSPSRTPSSASSERPAPQAPTKDPADKPLDLSAKILDFEGPPNGFPPKLEALAKLGYPSPSARYGLPPSRELLKETLSPSAGTSSSSKTPERPEIISTLHSSWVVPHSAPTPPTLNPDAGQNKGPSVIKNKNLEHVATQPRSSSCPRIGEANNVLIPTPAPAPVIVTPVGRPSSTSPSPKPNGEWPKSNPTPSEKVAVASRVGSHQQCVKAAKPSKKPEPQEIPFKPQQSHLENGHPSGHLYMPQSEAYMSPGLAYANRYLPYPVPDSMSLSHLQLSGKGPVYPHPVLLGSTNLYPARLPPKHGLPYGLPPSHGEYLTYHDPQEMVHPLMSPHLLDPKVSERLELRSRHPQDKSWHHEESPYKRPGMTENEALHKADREALDKVDALSSKGNKSHASASAAGGREEIICIDLIQDDADGGSGGGGSQANKYSVITAKRRDPCRPGGGGNGGDGKEPELMQILRCGQQPTSESQAAEADGQHEPAASRARPLESAEGLRPESAEHSQDEDSMSEHSPLPALSEEQTLRCARTSGDRTSDESDYKADRHGAAGAAHGNSGSGAAAIRRYVDLGPKEAAKDEEAHESHEDEEDCGHGSSKSRRSSLTKRIANSSGYVGDRFKCVTTELYADSSKLGREQRALQMEVLSQEDSNLRQLAANCERAMMRFSELELKEKEGGVAGSQRGEGDWERSQACPKPTATALAEQPERNGKSYPARSSMDNDLQLQRHLPALRSLGFPSNIQPLTSSLQHPASNIQPLTSSLQHPASNIQPLASNIQPLASNIQPLTSSL from the exons ATG GTGGATGCGAGTACAGCTTGCAGGATGAACCCACTTGCTGCACTCGGCATTGATCGGAGTGGTCTGATGCATGAGGGCCTTCGCGTCCACGGTGGGATGGTCTACCCTCCAGGAATCCACACGCTGCCCACCGAGAAGGCCCGCGAGGGAGCCTCGCTGCCTCTGGGTTACGTCAGCGACCGCATCCCTGACCTTTACAAGCAGGACGTGTCTCTGGATGCAAGGAAAGCGACCAACGGCTACGTGGGCCTCTACAAAAGCCCCCCGCCAGGGCTGCCGAAGCCCATGGTGGTGCCCGGGGGAGGCGCGGATGTCCTGGGGCTCGACCGGCGAGTCGGGCCTGGGGACAAGCCCTCCGAGCTCGGCCTGAACGGCAGCAGCAGCTTTCTCGGGCGGTTACCGTGGATGTCGAACCCTTACCATGAGGCGGCCATGTACCCCTTTCTGGACTCAAGTAAATACGCAGCACTTAACATGTACAAGGCGTCCTTCATGTCCCAGCCGTCCCACTACCTGCCGCAGCACCTGGCCTACCAGCCGGGGGCCGAGCGCCTCTTCTACATGTCCCCGTACCCGCCCGCCCCCATCTCCTCCCCCCTCGCG CCCCCGCTACGCATCCCCACGGCAACGGTGGCGCCCACCACGCTATCGCCGCTCATGCACTGCCAGGACAAGAGCCTGGCCAGCATGGGGCCCAGGATCCACCACGAACCCTCCGCATTTGGACAGCAGCTGCACCAGCCCCAGCATCAGCAGCTgcagccccagccccaggcACACCACCAGGCCCACAGCGACCGGCAGCACTGCCACAGCAGCAGTAGCGACCGGCAGCATGGTATCAGCAGCGACCGGCAGCATGGTATCGGCAGCAGCAGTGACCGGCAGCATGGTATCAGCAGTGACCGGCAGCatggtagcagcagcagcagtgaccGGCAGCATGGTATCAGCAGTGACCGGCAGCATggtatcagcagcagcagcagcagcgaccGGCAGCATGGCATCAGCAGCGACCGGCAGCATGGCATCAGCAGTGACCGGCAGCATGGCATCAGCAGTGACCGGCAGCATggtatcagcagcagcagcggcgctAACGGCACCAACAGCATCATCaataccagcagcagcagcagcagtggtggtggttGCATCAGCAAGTCCTCTCGCACGCCTTCAAGCAGAAGTGCCAGCTCCAGCAGcgtgagcagcagcagcggcagcagcgcgAGCTGTGTGAGTAGCTCGGCGAGCGGTAGTGCGGTCAGCACGTGCCACCTCGTGGACACTAGCCCTGCGTCGGTGATGCACGCGCCGCGCCCGTCTGCCCGACCCGCACAGCCGGCcggccacccccctccccctcctccccccctcgTCGACAGCACTTTGGACTACCAGAAGTTTCGGAGTCCGTCCTCCACGGCGTCCTCGGCTTCGTCCACTCCGGTCATGTCCCACCCGTTCTACATGAGCAGCGGGTCCCAGGAGCACCGCTCGCCCCTACGGTCCACTAGCCACAAGCCAAAGCCCAAAGACGGGAGCGCGGAGCACCGGGGCGGTCAGGCCGAACGGAAGGCCAGCAAGTCGCCCTCGCGGACTCCCTCCTCTGCGTCCTCGGAGAGGCCGGCTCCGCAGGCTCCTACCAAAGACCCGGCGGACAAGCCCTTGGATTTGTCTGCCAAGATCCTGGATTTCGAGGGGCCCCCTAACGGATTCCCTCCAAAGCTGGAGGCCTTGGCCAAGCTGGGCTACCCTTCCCCGTCAGCTCGTTACGGACTGCCCCCCAGCCGCGAGCTGCTCAAAGAGACCTTGTCCCCTTCAGCTGGcacgtcctcctcctccaaaaCGCCAGAGAGGCCTGAGATTATTAGCACTTTACACTCCTCCTGGGTCGTGCCGCACAGCGCGCCCACGCCGCCAACGCTAAACCCGGACGCCGGCCAGAACAAAGGCCCCTCTGTGATCAAAAACAAGAATCTGGAGCACGTGGCTACCCAGCCTAGGAGCTCCTCATGCCCTCGCATCGGCGAGGCCAACAACGTCCTGATCCCCACACCGGCCCCGGCCCCCGTAATCGTGACTCCCGTCGGTCGGCCCTCCTCCACTTCGCCTTCCCCGAAGCCCAATGGCGAGTGGCCGAAATCGAACCCGACCCCGTCGGAAAAGGTAGCGGTGGCGAGCCGCGTCGGCAGCCACCAGCAGTGTGTCAAAGCGGCGAAACCCTCGAAAAAACCCGAGCCCCAAGAAATCCCCTTTAAACCGCAGCAGTCCCACTTGGAGAATGGACACCCGTCTGGTCATCTGTACATGCCCCAGAGTGAGGCGTATATGTCCCCTGGCCTAGCGTACGCTAACCGCTACCTCCCTTACCCTGTCCCCGACAGCATGTCCCTCTCTCATCTGCAGTTGTCTGGCAAAGGTCCAGTCTACCCCCACCCTGTCCTACTGGGCAGTACCAATCTCTACCCAGCTCGCCTGCCTCCGAAGCATGGCTTGCCGTACGGGCTCCCACCTTCGCACGGAGAGTATCTGACCTATCATGACCCCCAGGAGATGGTCCACCCCCTCATGTCCCCGCACCTATTGGACCCTAAAGTTAGCGAGCGTCTGGAGCTGCGCTCTCGGCATCCGCAGGACAAGTCCTGGCATCACGAGGAGTCCCCCTACAAAAGGCCTGGCATGACTGAGAACGAGGCGCTCCACAAAGCCGACCGCGAGGCTCTGGACAAAGTGGACGCGCTGAGCTCGAAAGGGAACAAGTCCCACGCTTCGGCGTCGGCTGCTGGGGGAAGGGAGGAGATCATCTGCATCGACCTGATCCAAGACGACGCAGATGGTggcagtgggggtgggggctccCAGGCTAACAAATACAGCGTGATCACTGCCAAGAGGCGTGACCCCTGCAGGCCTGGTGGCGGTGGTAACGGAGGCGATGGAAAGGAGCCAGAGCTTATGCAGATCCTGCGCTGCGGCCAGCAGCCCACCTCCGAGTCGCAGGCGGCCGAGGCCGACGGCCAGCACGAGCCCGCTGCCAGCAGGGCCCGTCCCCTAGAGTCTGCCGAGGGCCTGCGGCCAGAGTCGGCCGAACACAGCCAGGACGAGGACAGCATGTCCGAGCACAGCCCGCTGCCGGCGCTGTCCGAGGAGCAGACGTTGCGCTGCGCCCGCACCTCTGGCGACAGGACCTCGGACGAGTCCGACTACAAAGCCGACCGGCACGGCGCCGCCGGCGCTGCTCACGGTAACAGCGGTAGTGGTGCTGCGGCTATCCGCCGCTACGTGGACCTGGGCCCCAAGGAGGCCGCCAAGGACGAGGAGGCGCACGAGTCTCACGAGGACGAAGAGGATTGCGGACACGGCTCGTCCAAGAGCCGGCGCTCCAGCCTGACCAAGCGCATCGCCAACTCCTCGGGCTACGTGGGCGACCGCTTCAAGTGCGTCACCACTGAGCTCTATGCGGACTCCAGCAAGCTGGGCCGAGAGCAGCGTGCACTGCAG ATGGAAGTCTTATCACAAGAGGACAGTAATTTAAGGCAACTTGCTGCCAACTGTGAG cgtgcgATGATGCGCTTCTCGGAGCTGGAGctgaaggagaaggagggaggtgtGGCGGGGAGCCAGCGCGGTGAGGGAGACTGGGAACGCAGCCAAGCCTGCCCCAAGCCCACGGCCACAGCCCTCGCCGAGCAGCCAGAGAGGAACGGTAAga